The proteins below are encoded in one region of Silene latifolia isolate original U9 population chromosome 2, ASM4854445v1, whole genome shotgun sequence:
- the LOC141641700 gene encoding uncharacterized protein LOC141641700 yields the protein MVKKDTKPRLLRWVLLLQEFDLEIKDKAGLENVVADHLSRLTVEDHGIQDKSGPINEWLRDDGLMEVTVKTPWFANLANYIVSGLLPDEIEQRERQKLANDAKRYFWNDPHLFRKCGDGMFRRCVSREEGLEIVDHVHNSAYGGHLATSRTIAKIL from the coding sequence atggtTAAGAAAGATACAAAGCCCCGACTCTTGAGATGGGTCCTACTcctccaagaatttgatttagagattAAGGATAAGGCCGGATTGGAAAATGTTGTAGCCGACCACCTATCAAGATTGACCGTTGAAGATCATGGGATACAAGACAAGAGTGGGCCCATCAATGAGTGGTTACGGGATGATGGACTCATGGAAGTTACCGTCAAAACCCCTTGGTTTGCGAATCTTGCAAACTACATTGTAAGTGGTCTCTTGCCGGATGAAATAGAACAAAGGGAAAGGCAAAAGTTGGCGAATGACGCCAAGAGATACTTTTGGAATGACCCACACTTGTTccgcaagtgtggggatggaatgttCCGGAGATGTGTTTCAAGAGAGGAGGGCTTGGAGATTGTCGACCACGTTCACAATTCTGCCTATGGGGGACACTTGGCCACCTCTAGAACAATTGCCAAGATCCTCTAA